In a genomic window of Bradyrhizobium ontarionense:
- a CDS encoding ActS/PrrB/RegB family redox-sensitive histidine kinase translates to MTDTLITDTPDTDYRHPRQRVRLDTILRLRWLAALGQLSAIFIVVQGLEFDLPVVPCLAVISVSALLNLGLQIAFNPMQLLEPAHAGGLLALNIIELTVLLYLTGGLENPFSYMFLAPVLISATALPLRFTVTLGLLAVACATALFFMHLPLPWEGEEPLVFPPIYLFGVWLSIALAIGVTSLYAFQVTEEARKLSDALAATELVLAREQHLTQLDGLAAAAAHELGTPLATIVLISRELEKALQDNSQVTSDIKTLREQAQRCRDILGKITQLSSTGSMFDRMKLSTLIEETVAPHRDFGVDIKVRVAVTAAKEPVGTRNPAILYGVGNILENAVDFARNAVEVNAWWNNETVEIVVSDDGPGFAPDILKRIGEPYLSRRRSAEDAQGGNQGGGLGLGVFIARTLLERTGAKVSFTNRAFPDHGAVVQIAWPRRRFEASEDSDEAEPE, encoded by the coding sequence ATGACCGACACATTGATCACCGACACGCCCGATACGGACTATCGCCATCCGCGCCAGCGTGTCCGGCTCGACACCATCCTGCGGCTGCGCTGGCTGGCGGCGCTGGGCCAGCTGAGCGCCATCTTCATCGTCGTGCAGGGACTGGAGTTCGACCTGCCGGTCGTGCCCTGCCTCGCCGTCATCAGCGTGTCGGCGCTGCTCAATCTCGGCCTGCAGATCGCCTTCAACCCGATGCAGCTCTTGGAGCCGGCCCACGCCGGCGGCCTGCTCGCGCTCAACATCATCGAGCTGACGGTGCTGCTCTATCTCACCGGCGGGCTGGAGAACCCGTTCTCCTACATGTTCCTGGCGCCGGTGCTGATCTCCGCGACCGCCCTGCCCTTGCGCTTCACCGTTACGCTCGGACTGCTCGCCGTGGCCTGTGCCACCGCGCTGTTCTTCATGCATCTGCCGCTGCCGTGGGAGGGCGAGGAGCCGCTGGTCTTTCCGCCGATCTATCTGTTCGGGGTCTGGCTCTCGATCGCGCTCGCGATCGGCGTGACCAGCCTCTACGCGTTTCAGGTCACCGAGGAGGCGCGCAAGCTCTCCGACGCGCTGGCGGCCACCGAGCTGGTGCTGGCGCGCGAGCAGCATCTCACCCAGCTCGACGGGCTCGCGGCCGCAGCCGCGCATGAGCTCGGCACGCCGCTCGCGACCATCGTCCTGATCTCGCGCGAGCTTGAGAAGGCGCTGCAGGACAACAGCCAGGTGACATCGGACATCAAGACCCTGCGCGAGCAGGCGCAGCGCTGTCGCGACATTCTCGGCAAGATCACGCAGCTGTCCTCGACCGGATCGATGTTCGACCGCATGAAGCTGTCGACGCTGATCGAGGAGACCGTCGCGCCGCACCGCGATTTCGGCGTCGACATCAAGGTGCGGGTCGCGGTCACCGCGGCCAAGGAGCCGGTCGGCACCCGCAATCCCGCGATCCTCTATGGCGTCGGCAACATCCTGGAGAATGCGGTCGACTTCGCGCGCAATGCCGTCGAGGTGAACGCCTGGTGGAACAACGAGACGGTCGAGATCGTGGTCTCCGACGACGGCCCGGGCTTTGCGCCCGACATCCTCAAGCGGATCGGCGAGCCCTATCTGTCACGGCGACGCAGCGCCGAGGATGCCCAAGGAGGGAACCAGGGCGGCGGCCTGGGGCTTGGCGTCTTCATCGCCCGCACCTTGCTGGAGCGGACCGGCGCCAAGGTCTCGTTTACCAACCGTGCCTTTCCCGACCATGGCGCCGTCGTTCAGATCGCCTGGCCGCGGCGGCGTTTTGAAGCAAGTGAGGACAGCGACGAGGCTGAGCCGGAATAA